From the Prochlorococcus marinus str. AS9601 genome, the window TCAAACGGCTTAAACTTAACTTCGCATTAATTAATTCAATTACGGTGTCATCAGCGATTAAATATTCTTCTTTATTCGCATTTAACTTAACATAGATTTTATTAATCTTATTATGCTGACTAAGACTTGCAGATAGACTGATTAATAAGTCTTTGATTTCTTTTTCTTTTGTAAAAATACTATTTTTGGGCATAATAATGCCATTTTCAGCCAATTGATCATTAATATTTAATTCATTTAAAAAATCAACAATATTATGATTACCAATCTCTACTTGCTGGATTATTTTGGTAATTAGTTGTGACTTTTGCAGATTGCTTACATACTCCTCATCTGGATGATGAATAAATATTTCCTTGGGATAAATATTGTTTTTATTAAGCCAATATTTTTGTGGAGTCTTGAACCAATAAATCAATTCTGATAATTTGTAATTTTTAATATCAGATTTTTTTTCATTCCAATCTATATCTTCCATTAAAGAATAATTACTTTTAACAATCTTAGATTTATCAAGATCAATTATTTCAATTTTTTTTAAATCAGAATCTTTAATTATTAGTCCTCTTTGGCTTTGGTTTAGAAAACTATCAAAAAAAGAAATTAACTCTTTTATAGGAAAAGAAACATCTAATTTTTTATTGTCTTTATCATTTTTTACCCAATTAACTATAAATTTATCTCTGCAGGAAATTAACAACTCCAGAAATGCATATTTCTCTCTTTCAAAAACAGATGGATCTCCCAAATGATATTTGTTTTTTAATAAATTAATGTTTTCACTCTTTGGTAATTTTGGATAATTAACACTATTCATGTCTATTAGGAAGATAACCTTATGTGGAATATGCCTTGAATTCTCAATATCACTTACAAGGATCTTGTTGACTCGTGATTTACTTTGATATTTAGCTTTATTTATGCAAGAAATTAATATTTCTCTAAAAACTTTTAACAAGATAAGATCATCAGGTATTAAAGGTATTGCGTGATTATCAAGAATTCTATTTATTTCACTTATTTCTAAATTGAAATTTGCATTAGAATCAGCGATACTTTTTAATATAAACTTTATCTTTTCAACCCAATTCGAGTAAGAAAAAGATCCCCTTATCAAATTAATATATTTTTTTAAATTAATTAATATTTTAACCCATTTATTCAAATCCAAACTTATATTTTTATAGCTAAATGGTTTTAAATTAAAAATACTTAAATTTACTTCTTTGTCATAAATTAAGCCTAAAGTAATTCTATTTATACACCAATCTAGAGTATTTTTCTCTTCACCTAATCTTTCTTTATCATCTAATCCCCAATGAAACCCCGCTTGGGTAAGTAAGAAAATAATTTCATCCTTCTCAGTAATTGTAAAATTAAAAATATTCTGAGTTACTTTTTTCGAAAGAATATAATCTATTTTTTCAAGTGTAATTTTTTCACTTGCTATTTGAGTGATGTCAATTAGAAATTCATAAATTCCTGAAGAGTCATTATTATCCTCATCGATAAAAAAATAAGGTATCTTTTCACCATTAATTAACTCATTATTAAATATGTACCTTAGATAAGGTTTAATTAAATTAGTTTGTGGAGATAAAACAGCAATATCACTATATTTAATATTCTCGCAAGAATTAATTATTTCTATAATTTTATTTCTTAAATATTCAAATTGAATATTCTGATTAAAATGCTCACAAAGTAATATTGAATCATCCCTTTCACTTAGAATAAAATCAACGCTATTATTATCAATTAGTCTTTTTTGTATTTGATTAAGAAGAGGAATATCTTTCTTATTATGAAAATTAGTTGTTGGATCGAGATAAATAAGATTATTTTTTAAATTTATACCTTCTATATAAATATTTTCATCAATTAATTTCTGAAAGTTTGCTCCAAATTTTCCAAATATTTTCTCTATATTTGTACTATTTAAATTCAATTTACTTTCATTATCATTAAATTCCAACTCACCCTCAAGACAATTTATTCTATTCCATAAATCTTCTCCAGGAGATAATAAATACAAATTTACCTTAATAAATTTTGAAAGTTCTGAATAAAAATTAATATGTAGTTTAGATAAGTTATTATCCGAAAAAATATAAATTTGATTTGGTACTTGAAATTGAATGTTTTTAATTTTTCTTAAATTCTTTATTACTTCAATCATGTATAAACATGATGGCTTTTCAGGTATCTTTTCCTCTAATAATTTATATAAAATAGGTTGCCAAAATTGATCTGAGTTTAAATTCTTAAATAGATTAGATGAATTAATTTCATATCTATTCCATTGAGCAATCATTTCAGGTCTAAAAATCAGATAATCAATAAAATTATTCGTGATCTTTTTTGTCAGATTATATATGTCTCCATCAATTGTCTTTTTATTATCCAAATATTTATTAATCCAATTTCTAAGCGGAAATGATTCTTTAAAGCCATTTAATTCTTCCAAGG encodes:
- a CDS encoding exodeoxyribonuclease V subunit gamma; this encodes MLNLYKTNKIEVISELLAEELKICPPPINEKLEIVVPNYFLGNWLREQITIKNKISALYELKTISTYTESLLTNFFPAIDMSAWNFESIKWGIIDSLEELNGFKESFPLRNWINKYLDNKKTIDGDIYNLTKKITNNFIDYLIFRPEMIAQWNRYEINSSNLFKNLNSDQFWQPILYKLLEEKIPEKPSCLYMIEVIKNLRKIKNIQFQVPNQIYIFSDNNLSKLHINFYSELSKFIKVNLYLLSPGEDLWNRINCLEGELEFNDNESKLNLNSTNIEKIFGKFGANFQKLIDENIYIEGINLKNNLIYLDPTTNFHNKKDIPLLNQIQKRLIDNNSVDFILSERDDSILLCEHFNQNIQFEYLRNKIIEIINSCENIKYSDIAVLSPQTNLIKPYLRYIFNNELINGEKIPYFFIDEDNNDSSGIYEFLIDITQIASEKITLEKIDYILSKKVTQNIFNFTITEKDEIIFLLTQAGFHWGLDDKERLGEEKNTLDWCINRITLGLIYDKEVNLSIFNLKPFSYKNISLDLNKWVKILINLKKYINLIRGSFSYSNWVEKIKFILKSIADSNANFNLEISEINRILDNHAIPLIPDDLILLKVFREILISCINKAKYQSKSRVNKILVSDIENSRHIPHKVIFLIDMNSVNYPKLPKSENINLLKNKYHLGDPSVFEREKYAFLELLISCRDKFIVNWVKNDKDNKKLDVSFPIKELISFFDSFLNQSQRGLIIKDSDLKKIEIIDLDKSKIVKSNYSLMEDIDWNEKKSDIKNYKLSELIYWFKTPQKYWLNKNNIYPKEIFIHHPDEEYVSNLQKSQLITKIIQQVEIGNHNIVDFLNELNINDQLAENGIIMPKNSIFTKEKEIKDLLISLSASLSQHNKINKIYVKLNANKEEYLIADDTVIELINAKLSLSRLIEAWIKLLFISSLKRNIKRTKVIFRTENNYKSQIIQSPGLTESNLILEEYINIFKNYSEKCLPLPPESAYKYVEAKIKSKNEKKAFRDKWIGNKNFSKGERDNIEMKMCFGNEKEPEFFLGNNNFDQLSYRIYGPLIKAFKK